Within the bacterium genome, the region GATGACCGGTGGAGCTGACCGGCAGGAATTCAGTGAGCCCCTCGACGATTCCCAAAACAACCGCGACCAAAATCTCGTTCATCGACGTCCTTTCAAAGATGGAATTGCGTGCCGTTGGCATGAACGGCCAGAGATATACCGGCCAACCTGCTCGAATCCGTAACCGCCAAATCAATTTACGGCACGCACGGCCGGCCTCGGCAGAAGTTGCAGGATCTTTGCGCCGCGGTTCGCGCTTTCCTTATAGAAGAAAAGCGTGCGCCGCTTTCCGTTGCTTTGCCAGCGCAATTCATCAAAGAGCAGACGCGATTCGAAGTGCTGCGCTTCGCCGCGCGTGAGGTCCAGCGGCACCTCCCGCACGCGGAACCAGCGCCGGGTCAGCAGGAAGGCGCGTTCTTCACTCAGGCAAAAGAAGGCAGCCGCGTGGCGGATGCCGTTCACGCCGGCGCCGATCACGCACGGCAGGCAGCAGCGCAGGTTGTGCAGCAATCCTCTCTTTTCTGCAAAGGTGCGGTAACTCTCCGGCAGCGTCTCCACGAGTGGCAACGGCAGAGGGGTGGGGAAGGAGAGCAGCTTCTTCAGCAAAAAGCGAATGCCGCGCAATTCAGCACGCAGTAGACGAAGGAGCCGGGGGGCCAAAGCGAGGAACAGGATGAGAAAAAGCCCGATGACCGCGAGGGTGGCGATTGGGTACTGCAAGGCAGCGAAGGTGCCGCCCACTGCCAAAACATCTTCGCCCAAGCTCAGCCCGATATTGGTCAATGGTTCCGGGCTGTGATTGGCGAGCAAGCGAATGCCGGCTTTGGTGGAATGGCCGGAGAGGGCAACACCGCCGCACAGCAAACCGGCGACGGTTTTGGCCGCGGGATCGACTGCGCCGATGGCAGTGGCGCCCAGCAGCGCAGCACCCACCGGCCGGATGAAAGTGTGCAGGCTGTCCCAGGCGCTGTCAATCCACGGAATCTTGTCCGCCAGAAATTCTGCGAGGTAGGCAACGCCCGCCACCGCCAGCACGATCGGATCACTCAGAATCTGCAAATGCCCGAGCGCCGGATTGAGCTGCAGCAATCCCACACGCGTGCCCAGGCCGATTGCCAACACCGTCGCATACAAATTCACACCGGAAGCGAGGCCCAGCCCGGCGATGCTGCCCCAAACTGCCAAATTCTCCAAGGTGGATTGTCCTTCCTGCGCGTTGCGTTATTCCGTTTACTCGCGGCGGCCTTTGAATACCAGTACCGCGAGCGGCGGAAAAGTGATCTCCATCGAGTAGGGCTGATTGTGATGCGGCCGTTGCTCGGCGTGCACCCAGCCGGCATTGCCGACGTTGCTGCCGCCGTAGAGTTCGGAATCGCTGTTCAGCACTTCTTGATACGAAGTGAGGAAGGGCACGCCAATGCGGTAGTTGGGCCGCGCTACGGGAGTGAAATTGCAGGCAAAGACCAGAACATCTTCGGCGTTCTTGCCGCGCCGCAGAAAGGAGATCAGGCTGGCGTCGAAATCTTGAAAGTCGATCCACTGAAAGCCTTCCCACGAGAAGTCGACTTCATAAAACGCGGGCTCGCGACAATAGAGGGCGTTGAGATCTCTGACAAAGCGCTGCAACTGGCGGTGGTGTTCATTGTCGAGCAAATGCCACTGGAGCGCGTCGGCGTGATTCCACTCCCACCACTGGCCGAACTCACTGCCCATGAAGGTGAGCTTCTTGCCGGGGTGGCCGTACATGTAGCCGAGCGCCACGCGGAAATTTGCCAGCTTCTGCCAGAGATCGCCCGGCATCTTGTCGAGGAGCGAGCGCTTGCCGTGCACGACTTCGTCATGGGAAAGCGGCAGGATGAAATTTTCCGTGAAGGCGTAATACATCGAAAAGGTGATGAGATTCTGATGATACTTGCGGTGAATGGGATCTTCGCGCATATAGCGCAGGAAATCATTCATCCAGCCCATGTTCCATTTGAAGGTGAAGCCCAGGCCGCCGAGGTAAGTGGGGCGCGACACCATCGGCCAGGCGGTGGATTCTTCCGCAATCGTGATGGCGCCGGGAAAGCGATCGTGCACGACTTCATTGAGTTTCTTGATGAAGTCGATGGCCTCGAGGTTCTCGCGGCCGCCGAACTTGTTGGGCAGCCACTGGCCCTCCTGGCGGGAATAGTCGAGATAGAGCATGGAGGCCACGGCGTCGACGCGCAAGCCGTCGATGTGATACTCCTCCAGCCAGAACAGCGCGCTGGCAATGAGAAAGTTGCGCACCTCATTGCGGCCGTAGTTGAAGATGAGCGTGCCCCAGTCGGGATGCTCGCCCTGGCGCGGGTCAAGATGCTCATAGAGCGCGGTGCCGTCGAACCAGCGCAGCGCCCAGTCATCCTTCGGAAAGTGGGCCGGCACCCAGTCCATGATCACGCCGATATGGTTGCGGTGCATGAAATCGACGAAATAGGCGAAATCCTCGGGCGTGCCGTAGCGCCGTGTCACCGCGAAATAGCCGGTGACTTGGTAGCCCCAGGAGGGATCATAAGGGTGCTCCATCAGCGGCATCAGCTCGATGTGAGTGTAGCCCATGTCTTTGACGTAAGCGGCCAGCTCCGGCGCGATTTCACGGTAGCTGCACCAATCATTTTCGCCGGCGCCTTTGCGCTTCCACGAGCCGAGATGCACTTCGTAAATCGACATGGGTCGATCGAGCCACAATGTTTCCCGGCGCGCGGCTATCCAGTCTTGATCCTGCCATTGGTGCCTTTTGCGTTCGGTCACGATCGCCGCATTGTTGGGGCGCAGTTCCGTTGCCAGCGCATAGGGATCGCTTTTGACGCGCAAATGACCTTCGCGGGTTTTGATCTCGAATTTGTAAAGTTCGTTGGCCTGCAGGCCGGGAATGAAGATCTCCCAAACGCCGCTGAGATGCACCCGCATGGGATGGCGCCGGCCGTCCCAATTGTTGAAATTGCCGATAACGCTTACCCGCCGTGCGGCGGGCGCCCAGACGGCAAAGTGCACACCCGGCACGCCCTCCACCGTCATCAAATGCGCGCCCAGCTTGTCGTAAATGGTCCAGTGATTGCCTTCGGCAAAGAGATGCAGATCGAAATCGGTGAGAATGGGCAGGAAGGCATAGGGATCCGCGGTGCGGTACGACTGGCCATAGCGGTTGATGATTTCCAACTCGTAGCGAAAGCGGCTGGTGCGGTCCGGGAATATCGCGGTGAAGAATCCCATGCCGTTGGCTTTGCTCATGGCCGTGGCCGCGCCGCGGTCAAGGTCAATGACCTTCACGGCTTCGGCCTCGGGCGCGAACACGCGAATGGCCAGGCCCTGTCCTTCATCGAGGGTGACCAGGTGCGGTCCCAGAATCGAAAAGGGATCGTGATGATCACCGTGCAGCAGGCGATCGAGGTCTTTGGGCAAGAGTGTGCGAGTTTGTCTGGTTTCGGAGCTAGGAACAGGATTCACGGCCGCTTCTCCCTTCGAATTGCGATTGCTGCCCTGCTTCGGCCGCAATCGTGCATGCGTGTGCCGGATCAAAGTGAAAGTGGGCTGATGATAGCAAATTTATGACTGAAGCGCAAGCCCGCAGGCGCACCATGAAATAATGCAACCAAACACTTGTATTTTGCAAAAATAAATCCTATTTTTGCGGCGAATTCGAGCGATGGTGCAAACCTCGGCAGTCGACCCACTCTTTGAAGGAGACGTTCCATCCATGCCTACAACCTCTGCTGACCAACTCATTGGTCGGGAAGTCGAAACCCGTTGCGGCAAGTGCAAAACCGACACCTTACATACCATCATCAAAGTCAAGAAGGACGGGAGCATTTCACGCGTGATGTGCAACGCTTGCAAGAACGAGCACATTTATCGCGACAAAAGCGCGGCCGCCGCGAAGGAGACGGTGAAAAAGGCCGCTCCCAAGACCACGCGCCGCAAGAAGGACTATGATTCTTTGATAGCTGAGATCGCGGAGACCGACGTAAAAGACTATGCCAGCGCGAACGATTTTACCGAAACCAAGGCCATTCGGCACCGCTCCTTCGGCATCGGTGTGATCACGAAGATCCACAACAATACCCGCATCGAAGTCCTCTTTAAGGACGGGCCGCGCTTGCTCGGCCAGAACATCAACATGGCCGACCTGGAAAGCACGATGGCGGACGTTTGAGCGCCGGCTGTTAACGCGCAACGAGTGCAACGCCGCGAGTTCCCGCAGGGGAGCACGCGGCGTTTGTGTTTCTGTACCCCGCCTCAGTGCCCTCACCTTGCGGGCACATTCCCACCCAAGCAAAACCCATGACGCTGCGGCTGCACCGACACCGGCCGTGATTTGCGCCCGCAGCCCGGCTTTGGCGATCACCTGTCAGCCGCAGAAGGCGGTTGCCCGTCCGCAGCTTTCGTGCAAGTCGGTACATACTGCCAGATGCCGGAGGCATGCTTACCCAGCCTGACAGATTCGAACAAAAGCCTTGTTTGCCTCTGAAACAGTGTCCGCGGTGAAACAAATCAATTTGATCTTCCTTGCGCCGACTGCAGCAAGGGTGACCTGCCATCCCACATTCCGCGCCAGGGAGCACCGGCCCGTGCGGGCCGGCGGCGGCGTCCCACCAATTCCGGAACGGATTTCTGCAGGCAGATTTGCCAAGCCCAGCTAGCAATGCGGCCTGATCATCGCGGATTGCAACGCGCCCGCCAGAGCGCGGAGCGGTTCATTCCCTCTGGCACAAGCCTTGCGTGAGGGCGGCAGCATCAGACAATTCGAGCTTCTTGACGATTCGAGTGCATCAACATCTTGGAGTGCTGCATCGTGAGAGCAACTTGGATCCTTCAGTCAGGCGCGCCTGCCTGCGCACTGCCATTGCGCCGCCCGCGTTTTGTGCGCCCATGCTTGGGAACTCTCTGCACCCTTTTTCTCGCCAGCCACCTTTTCTGCGTAACAGCTTTCGCGCAATTCTCGGCGTCCACGCCCCCCGCGATTCAGGTGGAGGAATTCAAAGACACATTCAACCGCAGCGGACCGGGGTTGGGCGGAAACTGGGACGCCAACGAGGCCATGCAGATTCAGAACAACCAGTTGGTGAATACCTCAACCGTCGATCAATGGAACGGCTTTCTCGCGATCGCCAAAGTCTTCACCAATCCCACTGTGGTCAAACTGGTGTTCGGCAGTCGCTCAGACAGCCTGGGCCGCGCCTTTACCGGCGCTGCGGTGCGTTTGAGCACGACGAGCTATAAAACCGCCAAGGGCTACCTCGTCGTGCACAACGGCGAGCGTCTGAAACTGTTCGAGCTGTTTGACGGGGTGCCGCGCACGCCGGCGATCGCGGATCAAGCCGCGTTGGCGCCGCCCCCCAACATCGGCGACACGCTGCGCGTCGAGCTGGACAGCGACGGCTCCGGTCACAAATTTACCGTCTACATCAACAATACGTTTGACGGCATCCTGCTCGACCCCGACAAGGTGGCCGGCAACGGCGAGGTGCTCTACGCGGGCATTCAGATTCACGGGAACACCAATGACGGCGTTGACTTTGTCTCGCTCAGCACCCCCTCGGACGCCGTGCCGCCGGCGGCCATCACCAGCCTGAGTGTGGTGGGCGCCAGTTCGACCACTTTGACGCTCGAATTCACCGCCACCGGCGACGACGGCAATACCGGTGTCGCCTCCCGCTACGATGTCCGCTATGCGGCCTCCGCCATTACCGAGAACAATTTCAGCAGCGCGACCGCGGCAAATGTCAATGATCAGCCCGCGCCCGCGGGTACGGTGCAGCGCGTGACCGTCACCGGCTTGAGCTCGGGCAAAACCTATTTCTTCGCCATCAAAGTGCTCGACGAGGCGAACAATGCCTCGAAGATTTCCAACGTCGTGCAAGGCTCCACCGCGCTGCTTTCCACCGTCAAGGATGACTTCGAACGGGCGGGACCCGGCTTGGGCAGCAATTGGGCTGCCGGCGCCAACATTCAAATTGCCGGTGGCGAAGTGAAAAACGTCAGTACTTCATTCGGCTGGGAGCGGGCCGTGCTCAGCACCCGGCGCAACGCGCAGGAAGTGACGATCAAATGGGGCCCGACCGCAACCCCGGAAGCGCTACAGCACACCGGCATTTTCGTGATGGCCAGCAGCGGCAGCAGCACGGCTTCCGGCTATCTGATTCAGCGCGAAAACGTCAGCGGCGGCCGTACCAACTTGTGGCACGTCAAAGCGAGTGGCGAACTGGAACAGATTGCCGGCGGCCTGTCGCAATACAGCGGCGTGGCGACGGCCGGTTCGGTGATGACGGTCAAGATCACGGCAGCGGAAAATTCGAACATCTTCGAAGTCACGGTTGACGGCCAGTTCGATCGTGAATTTGCCGATGCCTTGAAGCGTGAAACCGGCAACTTTGCCGGTTTCATGTTGAACGGCGGCAATCCCACTGCCACCCTCGGCGAGATCATGCTGGCATTTCCGGTGAAGCCGGCCACGATCCTGCGCATTGATTCCGGCGACGGCCAGATTGCTTCCATCGGCCAGCAATTGCCCGAACCGCTGGTGGTGGCGCTCACCGACGAGGACGGCAATCCTGCGCCCGGCCAGAAGATCGATTTTGCCGTCTCTCCGGCTGACATGGCGGTGCTGTCGGCGCCGCCCTCGCCCGATGGCAACATTCGCGTCGAAGCCGAAGCCGGGAATCTGCAGGCCCCGATTGCAATTCGCAATGACGCGGCAGCCTCCGGCGGCAAGTACATCAACTATCCCTCGGGCAACACCCAGGATGCCAAGGCGGTCTACACCTTTCAAATTCCAGAGGCCGGCAAATACATCATCTGGACCCGCAGCCTCAACAATTCCGACCGGGCGGTGAGCTGGGACATCAAAGTCGACAACGAGATTTTCATCTACGACGTTTTCAAGGGCCAGATCATCAACACCTGGACGTGGGATCGCATGTCGGATCGCGGCAACGATATCACCTACGGCTCCAATCCGCAATTCAACCCGCGTTTTTTTGATTTCACTGCCGGCACGCACACCATCGAGTTTCGAGTGCGCTATGCCGAGACCTGGCTGGACAAGTTCATCATCACCAAAGATTTTGATTTCGTCCCGGAAGGCGCCGAGGACACCGGCTTCGTGACCGATAGCGAAGGCAAGGCGCGGGCGCAGGTGAAGCTCGGCAACAAAGCCGGCCAGTTTTTTGTGGAGGCGACGCATGCCTCGTTGCCGGCGGCCCGCTTCACGCTCACGGCCACAGGCGGAGCCGCAGCGCGCATGGAAATCACTGCCGCCAACAATGGCAACAACCAAACCGGCGCGGGCGGCCAGGCTTTGCCGAAACCGTTTTCCGTGACCGTGCGCGATGCCAGCAACAATGCCGTGGCCGGCCATCAGGTCAGTTGGGTGGTGCTGGAGGGCGAAGGCAAGCTGAGCAGCTATACCAGCGTCACGGATATCAGTGGCGTCGCGACCACCACGCTGACGCTGGGCAGTGTGCAGGCCAACCAGCGCGTGGAGGCGCGCAGCCACAATGCCAGCGGCCTCGCGCTGACCGGATCACCGGTGGTGTTCACGGCAACCGCAAATGCCAAGCTCGCGGCCTCGGCGGCGCGCGTCTCCGGGAACGGACAAAATGCGCAAGTGCGCACCAAGTTGCCGCAGCCGCTGGTCATGAAAGTCGCGGATGCCGGCGGCGGTGGTGTATCGGGATTTTCAGTGGAATTCGAAGTGCTGCGCGGCGGCGGAACGGTGAGCCTGCAAGCGGCGCTGCGCAATCCCGGGTTTGAAAGTTTCAATGGCAGCCTGCCCACGAACTGGTCGCTGGAGGGTGCTCCCACCGGCAATGAAGTATCACTCACCACTTCCTCGCCGCGCAGCGGCAACCGCAGCCTGCAAATCAACACCAGCCGCACCGGCGTGGGCGTGAGCCAGAATTTTGAGTATGCCGCCAACACCAACTACACGCTGACCTTCTACGCCAAAGTGTTGAGCGGCACCGCGCGCGTCGTTTGGCGCGTGAACGATGCCGGTGGCAATCTCTCTGAGCGCGTCATCGATATCTTGCCCTCCGGCACCGGCAACAATTGGGTAAAATATCTCGCCATCGTGACCAACGGCCAGGCGGGCGAGCGCGCCTTGATCCTGCGCTCCTCCGGCGCCGCCAATTTTCTGATTGATGACGTCAAGATCAACAGCAGCACCGACAGCAACGGCGAGCTCGCTGCCACATGGACGTTGGGCGACACCGCCACGACGCAGGAGGTCCAGGCGCGTGCCTTCGCCGGCAGTGCCAACCTCTCCGGATCGCCGGTTTCATTCACCGCCAATGCCAGGGCCGGCGCGGCTGCCACACTCGCGAAAAACGGCGCCAACAGCGGTGATGGTCAGGTCGGCTCCGCCAATCAACCGCTCAACCAGCCGTTTGTGGTAAAGGTGACGGATTTGACCGGCGTCAATGTCGTGGCGGGAGTCAACGTGACTTTCAAAGTCACTGC harbors:
- the glgB gene encoding 1,4-alpha-glucan branching protein GlgB produces the protein MNPVPSSETRQTRTLLPKDLDRLLHGDHHDPFSILGPHLVTLDEGQGLAIRVFAPEAEAVKVIDLDRGAATAMSKANGMGFFTAIFPDRTSRFRYELEIINRYGQSYRTADPYAFLPILTDFDLHLFAEGNHWTIYDKLGAHLMTVEGVPGVHFAVWAPAARRVSVIGNFNNWDGRRHPMRVHLSGVWEIFIPGLQANELYKFEIKTREGHLRVKSDPYALATELRPNNAAIVTERKRHQWQDQDWIAARRETLWLDRPMSIYEVHLGSWKRKGAGENDWCSYREIAPELAAYVKDMGYTHIELMPLMEHPYDPSWGYQVTGYFAVTRRYGTPEDFAYFVDFMHRNHIGVIMDWVPAHFPKDDWALRWFDGTALYEHLDPRQGEHPDWGTLIFNYGRNEVRNFLIASALFWLEEYHIDGLRVDAVASMLYLDYSRQEGQWLPNKFGGRENLEAIDFIKKLNEVVHDRFPGAITIAEESTAWPMVSRPTYLGGLGFTFKWNMGWMNDFLRYMREDPIHRKYHQNLITFSMYYAFTENFILPLSHDEVVHGKRSLLDKMPGDLWQKLANFRVALGYMYGHPGKKLTFMGSEFGQWWEWNHADALQWHLLDNEHHRQLQRFVRDLNALYCREPAFYEVDFSWEGFQWIDFQDFDASLISFLRRGKNAEDVLVFACNFTPVARPNYRIGVPFLTSYQEVLNSDSELYGGSNVGNAGWVHAEQRPHHNQPYSMEITFPPLAVLVFKGRRE
- a CDS encoding DUF4126 domain-containing protein gives rise to the protein MENLAVWGSIAGLGLASGVNLYATVLAIGLGTRVGLLQLNPALGHLQILSDPIVLAVAGVAYLAEFLADKIPWIDSAWDSLHTFIRPVGAALLGATAIGAVDPAAKTVAGLLCGGVALSGHSTKAGIRLLANHSPEPLTNIGLSLGEDVLAVGGTFAALQYPIATLAVIGLFLILFLALAPRLLRLLRAELRGIRFLLKKLLSFPTPLPLPLVETLPESYRTFAEKRGLLHNLRCCLPCVIGAGVNGIRHAAAFFCLSEERAFLLTRRWFRVREVPLDLTRGEAQHFESRLLFDELRWQSNGKRRTLFFYKESANRGAKILQLLPRPAVRAVN